A stretch of the Siniperca chuatsi isolate FFG_IHB_CAS linkage group LG24, ASM2008510v1, whole genome shotgun sequence genome encodes the following:
- the LOC122872365 gene encoding complement C1q-like protein 2 codes for MVLLALAVAVPLLLLRTSETSAHYYEMMGTCRMVCDPYTPKPGGATAMEVIQNVNGVAPQPPMAQGSRGEPGRPGKPGPRGPPGEPGPPGPRGPAGERGDGKLAFPALTGAAGTENGETDGVNSTANSFRIAFYVGLKNPHEGYEVLKFDDVITNLGNHYDASTGKFTCHVSGIYFFTYHVLMRGGDGTSMWADLCKNGQVRASAIAQDADQNYDYASNSAVLHLDSGDEIYVKLDGGKAHGGNNNKYSTFSGFILYPD; via the exons ATGGTTTTGCTGGCTCTGGCCGTTGCTGTCCCGTTACTGCTCCTCCGCACCTCTGAGACCTCCGCTCATTACTACGAGATGATGGGCACCTGTCGGATGGTGTGCGACCCGTACACCCCCAAACCGGGAGGCGCCACCGCCATGGAGGTGATCCAGAACGTTAACGGTGTCGCTCCGCAGCCGCCGATGGCGCAAGGGAGCCGCGGGGAGCCGGGGCGACCGGGTAAACCGGGACCTAGAGGCCCGCCGGGAGAACCAGGACCCCCGGGTCCGAGGGGGCCAGCGGGAGAGCGCGGCGACGGTAAACTCGCCTTCCCCGCGTTAACCGGAGCTGCGGGGACTGAGAACGGCGAAACAGACGGGGTGAACTCCACGGCCAACAGCTTCAGGATCGCGTTTTACGTCGGTCTGAAGAATCCACATGAGGGATACGAGGTGTTAAAGTTTGACGACGTGATAACAAACTTGGGGAACCACTACGACGCGAGCACCGGGAAGTTCACCTGCCATGTGTCCGGGATCTATTTCTTCACCTACCATGTGTTGATGCGGGGAGGAGACGGGACCAGCATGTGGGCCGACCTGTGCAAAAACGGACAG GTACGGGCCAGTGCCATAGCACAGGATGCAGACCAGAACTACGACTACGCCAGCAACAGCGCCGTGCTGCACTTGGACTCTGGAGACGAGATCTACGTCAAACTGGATGGCGGCAAAGCTCACGgaggcaacaacaacaagtaCAGCACCTTCTCCGGCTTCATCTTATACCCCGACTAA